The following proteins are encoded in a genomic region of Magnolia sinica isolate HGM2019 chromosome 1, MsV1, whole genome shotgun sequence:
- the LOC131242673 gene encoding outer envelope membrane protein 7 → MAALTSAIIAIVALALGWITIEIACKPCLEKGREAIDRSLDPNYDPDDNDDSIRAPLNQDQQHPHSDSDSSAAIAATSTTKIV, encoded by the coding sequence atggccgcTCTCACCAGTGCTATAATAGCCATCGTTGCATTGGCTCTGGGTTGGATCACCATCGAGATTGCATGCAAGCCCTGCCTGGAAAAGGGAAGGGAAGCCATCGATCGATCCCTCGATCCCAACTACGATCCTGATGACAACGACGATTCTATCCGTGCCCCTCTCAATCAAGACCAGCAACACCCACATTCGGATTCCGATTCTTCTGCCGCCATAGCTGCAACTTCCACCACCAAGATCGTTTGA